In one window of Candidatus Binatus sp. DNA:
- a CDS encoding DUF4145 domain-containing protein, whose product MKCPYCNHDIPELWQPLFRAADGLGKPLEKPADYIGVQTNPDDFHRNQVVSVTLKWMQCPNVDCHQILVHVLRNQKTGIESWDAKKRELYFAVPRKIAPRALDPLVQDPFRRDYLEAASILGDSPRMSAILSRRILADLLAAFAGRTEYKLEDRIDNFIADTQFPSNLKDNLHHLREIGNFGAHTKKDKATGEIIDVDREEAEWTLEVVDGLFDYFIVSPEKDKERRAKWDAKRGSTGAKRQTRKPT is encoded by the coding sequence ATGAAGTGCCCCTACTGCAACCACGACATTCCCGAACTCTGGCAGCCCCTGTTTCGTGCTGCGGATGGCCTCGGTAAACCACTCGAAAAGCCCGCAGATTACATCGGCGTCCAAACGAACCCGGATGACTTTCATCGCAACCAAGTAGTGTCGGTGACGTTGAAGTGGATGCAGTGTCCAAATGTTGATTGTCATCAGATCCTGGTGCACGTCCTGCGCAATCAAAAAACTGGTATAGAGTCATGGGACGCCAAAAAACGAGAGTTATACTTTGCGGTTCCCAGAAAAATTGCGCCGCGGGCACTTGATCCCTTGGTACAAGATCCGTTTCGGCGCGACTATTTGGAAGCGGCATCAATTCTCGGCGATAGCCCGCGAATGTCGGCAATCTTGTCTCGTCGCATCTTGGCTGACCTGCTTGCAGCATTTGCAGGACGGACCGAATACAAGCTTGAAGACCGCATAGACAACTTTATTGCCGATACACAATTCCCTTCGAATCTGAAGGACAACCTGCATCACTTGCGAGAAATAGGAAACTTCGGTGCTCATACAAAGAAGGACAAAGCTACCGGAGAGATCATCGATGTTGATCGTGAAGAAGCAGAATGGACTCTCGAGGTTGTCGATGGGCTATTTGACTACTTCATCGTTAGTCCGGAAAAGGACAAAGAGCGGCGCGCAAAGTGGGATGCAAAGCGGGGATCAACTGGCGCGAAGAGACAGACTAG